ATGCCTATCTGGCGGCGCAGGAAAAGACGCCCCGTTTTGATCCCGCAGCCAAGCGAGTCGGCGAGCTCATTGTCAAGATCGGAGATGGGAATGAAGTGGATCGTCTGGTCGCCGCACTGACCAAGCAACCTGCGTCGGTCGAGACGCTAACGAACGTGGGTTTGACCCTCGCGCAGGGCCAGTTTCTTGCCGCGGCAAGAACACTCCTTGAAACGGCGACTCGCCGGGATCCCGGGCACATTACGGCGTGGAGGGCTCTTGCCCGAGTGGCAAGGTACCAGGAGGGACCGGAGGCTGGGCGGGTTATTCTCCTTGAGGCGGCAGAGCGAATCCCCGAGAGCGAGGACTTGATGGGGGACCTGGTGGAGCTTCTGCTTGAAGAGGAGCGACTGGACGATCTGGCGTCTCTCCCGTACCCTCAGGCGTGGCCGGCGCGACTGGCCGCCCATCTCCTCCGCGGCGACCCCGATGGAGTCGTCGAGGTGCTCGAGCGGCATCTGAGTGGCACAACGGCCGGCGCCGACCTCTCGGTCGAAACGGTCTGGCGCCAAGCGGTGTCCCTAAATCCGCTCTTCCGATTTCTCTTGGCTGTGGCTTGCGCGTGGCTGGAACCGTCCTTACTGGAAGCTGCCGAGGTCGCTGTGCGCGGATGGTTGGAGCGAGGGAAGACCGAGCGAGCCTTGGCCCTCGCCGAACACGTAGTCCTGCACAACCCCAATGATCCAGGCGCTTTCGAACTGCTCAAAATATGCTACGCCCGCCTTGGGGTTCGAGACGCGGTTCGCATGTGCGAGGAGCGGATCGCCCTCTTGAGGCAGATGCCGGCCACACTGGTAGGAACTTAGAATTCCCCTGCTCGGCCGGCTGCGCGTCCCTACCGAATCAGGACCATACGTCGGACGCTGCGCCAGTTACCCGCCTCTGCCACAACGACGTAAACCCCGGACGCAAGCTCGCGTGCGTCGAACCAGATCTGGTAGAAGCCCGGCTGGAGGGTCCTGTCCAGCGGAGACGCCACCCACTTCCCGTGAGCATCGTAGATCGTGATCTTTGCCGCGCAGGGCTCGGGAACGCCGAGGCGGAGAATCGTCCCCAGATTGAACGGGTTCGGGAAGTTCGGGAATAGCGTGAACTCGCTCGGAACCTCGGTTGGGCTTTGCACAGCCAGGAGTGGCTGGAATTCGGCTATGACCACCTTGTCCCGATCCATGACCAGCGTGGCCGGATTTGCGTTGCCGGAGAGGTCCCCGCCCCAGCCGGTGAACTGCCATCCCTCTTCCGGCACGGCGACAAGGGTAACGGTATCCCCCACGAAGTACGTCCCTCCCCTCGGGTGAAGCTCAACACGTCCTCTTCCGTTTACCCAGAGGGCAAGCTGCACCCGCGGCAAGGGCGCAAACCGGGCTATGACAAGAGTGTCTTGGGTGAGAAACAGGGAGTCCCGGAGACTGGAACCGGCGAGGCCTTTTTCCCAGCCCACGAAGTGCCATCCAGTTGCGGGTACAGCTTGAACCGTGACGCGGGAGCCTCGCGGGTAGATTCCCCCCGGGGGATCCAGCTCGACCCGTCCTTGCCCCACCACCTGTACGTGCAGCGCCACCTCGTCAAGAGCAGGGTCGAAAACAAAGACAGCCACCACGCGTTTGTTGTCGTCCACCACAAGGCTGGTCGGATTGAACGAACCGCTCAGGTCGCCCTCCCAATGGTCGAAGCGCCAATTGGGCCCGCGCTGAGCGTAGAGCTCAACCGTGGATCCTATCGGATAGCTTCCGCCCGGCGGGTTGAGCACCACCGTCCCCAGGCCGTCCACGGACACCTCGAGCCGTTTGTGGTGAGCGACGGGCACGGCGCTGTAGAAATCGACCCCGTTGCTGTAGACGTCGTTGTTTTCGAGCACGATGCCTTTGCCGGCGAGGATACGGATTCCATAGGCGTTGCCATGAACTCGGTTCTCTACCAGCCAGATATCGGTAGGGTCGCCTACCCCTCGGCCCTCCGTCCCTGGATCATGGGCGAGCAGGATGCCGATAAAACCAGGTGCCGGGTTATCGTGAATCCAATTGCCTTTGACGAACGCCCTGGGTGCATTGAGGAGGTAGATGCCTTTACCACCCGTTACCTGGCTGCCGGTAATCTCGTTGTACTCCACACGGGTATCCGGCGAGCCGAGGTAGATTTTTACCCCTTCGCGGCAATTGATCACTCGATTGTGGTGGATGTAGTTGTAGGGCCCGGAGGCATCATGGGTAGAGCCTGTATTGCCCACTCCGACGCCTGCCCCCGTCGCGACGTTTCGGATCTCATTCTCACGTATCTCGTTCAGGTATTCATCTTCGCCGTGCAGGTCGATCGCGTCGAGAAGGATGCCGTCGAAGAAATTTCCCTGGACCAGGTTGTTGTGGGTGGCGTACTGGAGGAGGACGCCGTGCCGCAGGTACGGACCATAGAAGGAGCAACCTTCCACGAGATTGAATTTCGAGTTGTTGTTAGGAAGGCCATTGCCCAGAATGCAGACTCCGTAACCGGCCCCACCGGGGCCG
This genomic stretch from candidate division KSB1 bacterium harbors:
- a CDS encoding right-handed parallel beta-helix repeat-containing protein, which gives rise to MGRANIYSGNVRGNEGMNPRRGVKSALSVPPNFVTLLQLVLVSVAASALLPASSGAQYPGLYEEDGSPHPHPPPNAVRGASLNVLSFGADPTDSEHDDLPAIRAALEAARAGDEIFFPAGFYNFRSTASGDSRTHIYLKSGVNLRGDGRESTFLKSAYGDATVERFLRLRGISQVVISDLTLTADFRGAYSRNTEANNPQGGGPRYAICIEDASGSPSHSIVIENVGVENFRGHGVRVQNSYDVVVRGCVFRNATDVGPGGAGYGVCILGNGLPNNNSKFNLVEGCSFYGPYLRHGVLLQYATHNNLVQGNFFDGILLDAIDLHGEDEYLNEIRENEIRNVATGAGVGVGNTGSTHDASGPYNYIHHNRVINCREGVKIYLGSPDTRVEYNEITGSQVTGGKGIYLLNAPRAFVKGNWIHDNPAPGFIGILLAHDPGTEGRGVGDPTDIWLVENRVHGNAYGIRILAGKGIVLENNDVYSNGVDFYSAVPVAHHKRLEVSVDGLGTVVLNPPGGSYPIGSTVELYAQRGPNWRFDHWEGDLSGSFNPTSLVVDDNKRVVAVFVFDPALDEVALHVQVVGQGRVELDPPGGIYPRGSRVTVQAVPATGWHFVGWEKGLAGSSLRDSLFLTQDTLVIARFAPLPRVQLALWVNGRGRVELHPRGGTYFVGDTVTLVAVPEEGWQFTGWGGDLSGNANPATLVMDRDKVVIAEFQPLLAVQSPTEVPSEFTLFPNFPNPFNLGTILRLGVPEPCAAKITIYDAHGKWVASPLDRTLQPGFYQIWFDARELASGVYVVVAEAGNWRSVRRMVLIR